Within Leguminivora glycinivorella isolate SPB_JAAS2020 chromosome 26, LegGlyc_1.1, whole genome shotgun sequence, the genomic segment ACATTATAGTAGTGTGGACTTGTCGTTCGTGTGATTTTAGTTTAAGAACAGTGTCAAACACCTTAGAACAAGTGCTGCATTCGAATTTGCCGGTTAAATGTGTTTTAGCGTGGGCTCCCTGCATTCTTCGGTTGATAAATCCACTGTCACATACGTCACAGACGTAGTTCCTGAAATGCACAATCATGTGTTCTTGTAGATGTTTGAAAGAATTACATTCTACCTTACAAATAACGCATCGCATTTTATCGTCTTCAAACTTGAAAGGTAGGATATGATTCTTAATATCCGTGTACAGTTTCTTTCGGTGGCATTTGATTAAGTGGTGAACCATTTGGTCTAGACTGTCTAGGTTAGTGGCACACAGTTCACAGCGTAAGGAGGTAATATCTAGCTTCACTATATAAGAGTGCATCACCCCGTCTGCCATGAATGTTTGCTTGGTTTTGTGGTCGTGTTCTTGTATCGTGTGATTTTTGAGATCGGCGGGTCTTGGGAACTGTTTCGGGCAGAAACAACAGGTATATCCGATATCGCCGTGGCATCGAATTGGAGTAGCGTTGGAGCTGGCCAAAATCTCTCTTATATTGTGACGATGCATGTGTATCTCAATAGGTTTCTGATTAATCTTGTTTGTCTCTCTCTTACTAGCGCGTTTTCTTATAGCGGTTCTTTCATTATTTCTCTCACTCTCTGCTTTTTCATCTTTTACAGCGCTAGCAATACTACCGGGAGTATCATCTTTATTCTTCCGTTTCCATTCTACTTTCACGAAAGATGTCTTCATGACACCTACAACAAAAGTACAGATTATTGGATTTCTTATGCTTCGGCGAAGTTCTACGGGTGTCTTCTGGTACTACGCAAGTTACAGATTTGGTCAGCTTAAAACATCTACTCCTATTTGACTTTTCCAGCTAATATCATGAGATTCAATAGTTATATTCTTTCTTAAAAAAGTTTCTTTTATCCTTACATGTAATGGGCGTCGTGCTATCTACTCGTAGCATGTGTTTGCTTTATTAGGTAATAGTATTTCTGTTGGAACCTATGGTTATAACCAGTATCCATTATTTAATGAAAGGATATTTAAcactatttttaattttaaaagattaaCTAATACCGTTTAGATGTAAAACATAAaggtaactgttttttttaatagtttagtcTTAAATGAAACACATAATTGTTCTTctacatattttatgtataaatatttaagcgCAAGTACTTATTAAAGTTTACACGAATTTAAAACATTGCAATATGCATAAAATAATCAGTCTTTCTATTGAGCTGCTCTACAAATCGAAATTAGTAAAAAACAGTTTTCCAACCAAAAATATTCTGCGATTTGGAATCGATACTTAAATAAATCACAATGattgattataattattataaattataaaaataggcATTCTAAATAATAGGATGTGACTATTTATAGCTAAAAATACGTATATCAGCAGTTTATTTTCTTAGTTAAATACTTTTcagatttatttacatacactcATTACACTTTATTTCACTCACGTCCATTATTTAGGAATAGTCTGATTCTGCGCCAACATATTACTCTTAGATATGCCGTGGTTTTTCTTCATATGTTTCCTCCGACTATTCTGAGTAGCGTACGCTTTGCCGCACACATCACATTTAAACTTCCTCTCATTTGTATGCGTCGCCATGTAATGTCCCAACATGTGCCTTTTGATGAAGAAACCCATACTGCACACTGAGCATTCGAAAGGTCTCTCTTTTAGATGTACGCTTCTCATGTGCAACATTAGATTTGACTTTAAATTGAACTTTTTATCGCACATGTCACATTTTATTCCTTCAACATTGTGGACTTGCATCATATGCCTAGTCTTTTGATAGTAGTTCTTAAAACGCGCCTTGCATATTTGACACACGCTGTCTCCAGCGATGCCTTTATGTTCCGTGTTGACATGGGCTTTCTTCTTGGATTCCGCTGCGAACACCTGCCCGCAATGTTTGCACGGGAAGCTGGATTTTTTCTTCCCGTGCGTGGTCTCAtgtctgttaagtctaaagctGTTTACGAAACCAGCTCCACAGGTCGTGCAGATGAAATTTCGGTAATGGACGTTCATATGTTGCATGAGGAGCTTCATGTTGTGGTAGGCTTCGTTGCAGAGGCAGCATTTGATCTGTTGCTCGTTAGTAAGTTTGAATGGTTGGAAGTAATCGGTGACGCCTAGGAAGTATTTCTTGTCGTGGACTGTGACTAAATGTTCGGGGAGATCTTTTAGGTTTTCGAAGGGGAGATTGCAGAGGGTGCATTTGAGGTCGACTATGTCGAGGAACGCGACAAAGCTGCTCATGCCTGAGCCGGCCTTGTAGGTTGGTTTCTCTTTGACGTGGTCGTTCTGCGTGTGGTGGCGTAGGACCTCAGGGTCAGGGTAAGTCTTGAAGCAATACGCGCATATGTACCCAGCATCGTTCCTGTCTTTGAAAGGCGTCGCGTTAGAGTACTTGAGCAGGGTGGTGAGGTTGTGCCACTGTTTCTGCATCTCGGGCATGTGTTTTTCTCGTAACACCGTTTTAGGAGCTTCGTTTGCCTCCTTTAGAGCTGTTTTCCGTTTTTTAGTCGCTCCGGTGTCGCCTAGAAAAGAAAAACAGTTGTTCACACGCGATCAGTTTCCTCAATGTTCAAACAAGGCACATGTTTTCCGACGTGATGTAATAATCACATTACTCTTAATTTAATTCAATCTCCTCACTAATATACTTTCGTAAAACGTAATAGAAgagtatgtatgtaggtaggtaaaaaaAGATTATGATATAACGCTACTAACGATGTACCTACATGCAATTCTCTGGCGCGGATTTGTCAttgttgtatgtatattttttaccGTCCataattacttttatttttttttttctctgcaAATAAAACAGATCCTATCCCGGTGTAAAACCAACTGGTTCAATGTACCATTAATGTACCTAATCATAAAtaacggtcccgggttcgaatcccggtaagggcatttatttgtgtgatgagcacatatattaattgttcctgagtcatggatgttttctatatgtataagtatgtatttatctatttaagtatgtatatcgtcgcttagtacccata encodes:
- the LOC125240010 gene encoding zinc finger protein 99-like isoform X9, which translates into the protein MMEAQNTLNSGMCRCCSSEGTFKDIKTTYRWMGEEEVYAEMLTDCFDIKIQTPEDMDNGICELCITQLRNALNFKKQVLHTEEQFKRRMQGRDVKNPIKIESVEDSIESDHLSDQDFTEEYEVPIKVEIEEKPKAKKRPAKPATPRAKKAKSEPESSQRDTGATKKRKTALKEANEAPKTVLREKHMPEMQKQWHNLTTLLKYSNATPFKDRNDAGYICAYCFKTYPDPEVLRHHTQNDHVKEKPTYKAGSGMSSFVAFLDIVDLKCTLCNLPFENLKDLPEHLVTVHDKKYFLGVTDYFQPFKLTNEQQIKCCLCNEAYHNMKLLMQHMNVHYRNFICTTCGAGFVNSFRLNRHETTHGKKKSSFPCKHCGQVFAAESKKKAHVNTEHKGIAGDSVCQICKARFKNYYQKTRHMMQVHNVEGIKCDMCDKKFNLKSNLMLHMRSVHLKERPFECSVCSMGFFIKRHMLGHYMATHTNERKFKCDVCGKAYATQNSRRKHMKKNHGISKSNMLAQNQTIPK